One genomic region from Gossypium hirsutum isolate 1008001.06 chromosome D13, Gossypium_hirsutum_v2.1, whole genome shotgun sequence encodes:
- the LOC107918327 gene encoding mechanosensitive ion channel protein 10 produces MEAQNQNKQKPNSDQVVLFMDEPNSKHKESSPQAQAQADSNNITLPLSQQQTPAKTKTLRRLNFSKPRARFAETTFPLTPKPIPESDENQPLYPHHETSSTDSDDDWFDDEEEDGNVGDSKEAEYRRRRRKRKINRRALIEFVLFIIIMICLICSLTLQSLQHKLCWGLELWKWCLMIMVLFCGRLVSAWVVGFMVFLIERNFMLREKVLYFVYGLRKSFQNCAWLGLVLICWMIMFPDIHKQNIVVKKTFLGLIAVLTGATIWLLKIVLVKVLASSFHVATFFDRMKESVFHHYILDALSGPPLDEEPKKRGLKHAKTMPARLRPEGSGRGVARTLSKKGSRRIDMEKLKKLSLEGRANAWSVKRLVNYVKSSGLSTISRTVDDFGAGKSEINSEWEARTCAQRIFKNVAKPGAKYIEEEELLKFLNSEEVHTIFPLFEGALETGKISKSSFRNWVVHAYVERKALAHSLNDTKTAVQQLHRLASAIVVVIIIVVSLLVMGVATIKVVFVVTSQLLIVGFMFQNTCKTIFESIIFVFVMHPFDVGDRCVIDGVQMIVEEMNILTTVFLRYDMEKIYYPNSVLLTKPISNFRRSPDMGDTVDFTIDVSTPVEDINALKKAIQLYIESKPKHWSPKHTLIFKEIENMDKMKLVLCVQHTINHQNYGEKSSRRSELVFELKKIFEALGIKYHLLPQEVHLITNQLNNVMPNANARIPT; encoded by the exons ATGGAGGctcaaaaccaaaataaacaGAAGCCCAATTCAGATCAAGTAGTCCTCTTCATGGATGAACCAAACTCCAAACACAAAGAATCATCTCCTCAGGCACAGGCTCAGGCAGATAGTAACAACATTACCCTTCCACTCTCACAACAACAAACCCCCGCAAAAACCAAAACTCTTCGCCGTCTCAACTTCTCCAAACCCAGAGCCCGTTTTGCCGAAACAACCTTCCCTCTAACTCCCAAACCCATCCCCGAATCCGATGAAAACCAACCCTTATACCCTCACCACGAAACCTCCTCCACCGACTCCGATGACGACTGGTTCGACGACGAAGAAGAAGATGGTAATGTAGGAGATAGTAAGGAAGCCGAGtacagaagaagaagaagaaaaagaaagatcaaCAGAAGAGCTTTAATTGAGTTCGTTCTCTTTATCATTATCATGATTTGTTTGATATGTTCTTTAACTCTACAATCGCTCCAACACAAACTTTGTTGGGGTTTAGAGTTATGGAAATGGTGTCTTATGATCATGGTTTTGTTTTGCGGACGCTTGGTTTCGGCTTGGGTTGTTGGGTTCATGGTTTTCCTTATAGAACGGAATTTCATGCTTCGTGAAAAGGTTCTATATTTCGTTTATGGATTAAGGAAGAGCTTTCAAAACTGTGCTTGGTTAGGGTTAGTTCTTATATGTTGGATGATCATGTTCCCTGATATTCACAAACAAAACATCGTTGTTAAAAAAACATTTCTTGGCCTGATTGCTGTTCTAACCGGCGCCACCATTTGGCTACTGAAAATCGTTTTGGTGAAGGTATTAGCTTCATCCTTTCACGTAGCCACCTTCTTTGATCGCATGAAAGAGAGCGTTTTCCATCACTATATCCTGGATGCACTTTCGGGGCCTCCCTTAGACGAAGAGCCTAAAAAACGAGGACTGAAGCATGCTAAAACCATGCCTGCCAGGCTGAGGCCGGAAGGCAGCGGCCGCGGCGTGGCCAGAACGTTGTCGAAGAAAGGGTCGAGAAGGATTGACATGGAGAAGCTGAAGAAGCTTAGCTTGGAAGGGAGAGCTAATGCATGGAGCGTCAAGAGGCTGGTCAACTACGTTAAGTCGTCGGGATTGTCCACGATATCCAGGACGGTCGATGATTTTGGGGCGGGGAAATCGGAAATTAACAGCGAGTGGGAGGCTCGGACATGTGCTCAGAGGATCTTCAAGAATGTGGCCAAGCCAGGGGCCAA gtATATAGAAGAGGAAGAGCTATTGAAGTTCTTGAATAGTGAAGAAGTTCATACTATATTTCCTCTCTTCGAAGGAGCCCTTGAGACTGGAAAGATCTCCAAATCTTCCTTTAGAAATTGGGTG GTACATGCATATGTTGAGCGCAAAGCCTTGGCTCATTCCTTGAACGATACCAAAACAGCAGTCCAACAGCTGCACAGATTAGCAAGCGCAATAGTTGTTGTGATTATAATCGTAGTTTCCCTTCTAGTAATGGGGGTTGCCACCATTAAGGTCGTCTTCGTTGTTACATCTCAGTTGCTTATTGTGGGATTCATGTTCCAAAACACCTGCAAAACCATCTTTGAATCCATCATTTTCGTCTTCGTTATGCACCCTTTTGACGTGGGTGATCGTTGTGTCATCGATGGAGTTCAG ATGATTGTGGAAGAAATGAACATATTGACCACAGTGTTCTTAAGATATGACATGGAGAAGATATATTATCCAAACTCTGTTCTTCTTACAAAGCCTATTAGCAACTTCAGAAGAAGCCCCGACATGGGAGATACTGTTGATTTCACCATTGATGTCTCTACTCCTGTTGAAGATATCAATGCTCTCAAGAAAGCTATACAATT GTATATTGAGAGCAAGCCAAAACATTGGAGTCCAAAGCACACGTTGATATTCAAGGAGATTGAGAATATGGACAAGATGAAGCTCGTTCTTTGCGTTCAGCACACAATAAACCACCAAAACTATGGCGAAAAAAGCAGTCGAAGATCAGAGCTGGTGTTTGAATTGAAAAAGATCTTCGAGGCTCTTGGTATTAAGTACCATCTTCTGCCTCAGGAGGTTCATCTCATCACCAACCAGCTTAACAACGTCATGCCCAATGCCAATGCCAGAATCCCCACgtaa